From Penicillium psychrofluorescens genome assembly, chromosome: 6, one genomic window encodes:
- a CDS encoding uncharacterized protein (ID:PFLUO_008621-T1.cds;~source:funannotate), producing the protein MAVSKDSWIQRHDLTWSKMMFYLFFWGAHFGVFAVGWYLQATNQKLAGLNVLTYSVWISRGAGLTLSVDATMILLPMCRNIVRWLRPQIRWLPLDESAWFHRQVAYALLVFTAIHTAAHYVNFYNIEKNQIRPELAVQIHFTRAGGVTGHVMLLCMMLMYTTAHSRIRQQAFETFWYAHHLFIPFMLALYTHATGCFVRDTLTPYSPFAGKPFWDHCLGYEGWRWELVAGALYLLERLYREIRSRRETLITKVIRHPYAAMEIQFHKPSMKYKAGQWLFLQVPDVSNTQWHPFTITSCPFDPYVSVHVRQVGDFTRALGDALGCGPAQAADLEGLDPLGMYEVALQNGQMMPKLRIDGPYGAPAEDVFENEIAVLIGTGIGVTPWASILKNIWHLRSSPNPPRRLRRVEFIWVCKDTSSFEWFQALLSSLEAQSANTAAHEGSTEFLRIHTYLTQRLDDDTAANIYLNSVGQALDPLTELRSRTNFGRPDFKRLFTAMRLGLHNQSYISGLQNTPTTEIGVYFCGPNTAARQINDAAKSSSTKGVRFKFWKEHF; encoded by the exons ATGGCCGTCTCCAAAGATTCATGGATTCAGCGGCACGATCTGACATGGTCCAAAATGATGTTCTATCTGTTCTTTTGGGGAGCTCATTTTGGGGTCTTTGCCGTAGGATG GTACTTACAAGCAACGAATCAAAAACTGGCTGGTCTAAATGTCCTCACTTACTCCGTTTGGATCTCAAGAGGTGCAGGCCTAACGCTCTCGGTGGATGCAACCATGATTCTACTTCCAATGTGCCGGAATATCGTGCGTTGGCTCAGACCTCAGATCCGATGGCTGCCACTCGATGAGTCTGCCTGGTTCCACCGTCAGGTTGCCTATGCATTGCTGGTGTTTACTGCCATCCATACCGCCGCCCACTATGTCAA CTTCTACAACATCGAAAAAAACCAAATTCGACCCGAACTGGCGGTGCAAATTCACTTCACTCGTGCCGGTGGTGTTACAGGCCATGTGATGCTGCTCTGTATGATGCTCATGTACACGACGGCACACTCTCGCATCCGACAGCAGGCGTTCGAGACCTTTTGGTATGCTCACCACTTATTCATTCCATTCATGCTGGCCCTCTACACCCACGCCACGGGATGCTTTGTGCGAGATACCCTCACTCCCTATTCGCCGTTTGCCGGAAAGCCCTTCTGGGACCATTGTTTAGGCTATGAAGGCTGGAGATGGGAGCTGGTGGCGGGCGCCCTTTACCTCCTCGAGCGACTCTACCGCGAGATTCGATCTCGACGGGAGACTCTGATCACGAAGGTGATCCGTCATCCCTACG CTGCCATGGAAATACAATTCCACAAACCCAGCATGAAATACAAGGCCGGACAgtggctcttcctccaagtGCCAGACGTGTCCAATACACAATGGCACCCTTTTACCATCACCTCATGTCCCTTTGATCCGTACGTCAGTGTCCACGTCCGTCAAGTGGGTGACTTCACGCGTGCACTTGGTGATGCTCTCGGATGCGGACCTGCACAGGCTGCAGATTTAGAAGGCCTAGACCCGCTGGGCATGTACGAGGTGGCCCTACAGAACGGACAGATGATGCCCAAACTCCGCATCGATGGGCCGTACGGAGCACCGGCCGAGGATGTTTTCGAGAACGAAATCGCCGTGCTGATTGGCACCGGCATCGGCGTGACGCCCTGGGCCTCCATCCTCAAAAACATCTGGCACCTCCGCTCAAGCCCGAACCCGCCGCGCCGTCTGCGCCGTGTCGAGTTCATCTGGGTCTGCAAGGACACTTCGTCCTTTGAATGGTTCCAggctcttctctcctccctcgaGGCCCAGTCCGCCAACACGGCCGCCCACGAGGGCAGTACCGAGTTCCTACGCATCCACACCTACCTCACACAACGTCTGGACGACGACACTGCCGCAAATATCTACTTAAACTCCGTCGGCCAGGCCCTCGACCCCCTGACGGAATTGCGCAGCCGGACCAACTTCGGCCGCCCGGACTTCAAGCGTCTTTTCACGGCCATGCGTCTCGGCTTGCACAATCAATCATACATTTCTGGTCTGCAGAATACACCAACCACCGAGATCGGTGTGTATTTCTGTGGCCCAAATACTGCTGCCAGACAGATTAACGATGCGGCCAAGTCTTCATCTACTAAGGGTGTGCGGTTCAAGTTCTGGAAGGAGCACTTCTAG
- a CDS encoding uncharacterized protein (ID:PFLUO_008622-T1.cds;~source:funannotate), which translates to MGRLIKNHWGRLIILTASAYQIASAIEGFIWPKVFWDFISRNLDAAVNPIPILQILNLVTGLVGLAWEWPLKPFAGSILHRSIEVRLIVYPLSALFAALLYQGTDPAIYYLVGIGVYFWAYSEGEVVCPEPWTLPKRSKVLKA; encoded by the exons ATGGGCCGATTAATCAAGAACCACTGGGGGCGGCTAATTATCCTCACAGCATCAGCCT ACCAAatcgccagcgccatcgaAGGCTTCATCTGGCCCAAAGTCTTCTGGGATTTCATCTCGCGCaacctcgacgccgccgtcAACCCGATTCCgatcctccagatcctcaacctcgtGACCGGGCTGGTTGGTCTCGCGTGGGAATGGCCGCTCAAGCCCTTCGCGGGCTCAATACTGCACCGCAGCATTGAAGTCCGCCTCATCGTCTACCCGCTCAGCGCGCTGTTCGCGGCCCTCCTCTACCAAGGCACCGATCCGGCGATTTACTATCTGGTGGGGATCGGGGTGTATTTCTGGGCGTACAGTGAAGGCGAG GTGGTCTGTCCCGAGCCGTGGACATTACCGAAGAGATCGAAAGTGCTCAAAGCATAG
- a CDS encoding uncharacterized protein (ID:PFLUO_008623-T1.cds;~source:funannotate), translating to MPRANDPTSKIFYKGHSDDFIVFVDDIEILHKWKNDRSIPLSDVLNGWKIFVTHSHGAQGVLDTASKASLQNEFGTSNEDECMMKILEGGEYQASSTREREGSKNDSKGSQAIAR from the exons ATGCCTCGCGCCAACGACCCCACCTCCAAGATCTTCTACAAGGGTCACTCCGACGAtttcatcgtcttcgtcgatgaCATCGAGATCCTGCACAAGTGGAAGAATGACCGCAGCATCCCATTGAGCGATGTTTTGAACGGGTGGAAGATCTTCGTGACTCATTC CCACGGAGCACAGGGTGTGCTGGACACGGCCAGCAAAGCGAGTCTGCAGAATGAGTTCGGGACCTCAAATGAGGATGAGTGCATGATGAAGATTCTGGAAGGTGGTGAATATCAGGCTTCCTCG ACACGGGAGCGCGAGGGTTCCAAGAATGACTCCAAGGGCTCTCAGGCCATTGCTCGCTAA
- a CDS encoding uncharacterized protein (ID:PFLUO_008624-T1.cds;~source:funannotate), which yields MESPVFDAEKSMLLDASDSEKVALVDETIADGTMTEKPAGPHPFKKWVDSFRARKNMAPTIPQRYVEGWSDSSAEFPVPNPMARHGSPQEQHWERLSGHSSQLGTVKTTTMSIASQSMARSRGTTQSTAGQSTISDTRISADSSRPTSSHYIDEAAELRATKRRQVLREIVATESDYVRGLKALTGILSIFNTRPEIYHNVQSIREIHERFLAQIQVTSPTSAANVDDPGAPDVLSRGLHKRLGSIDLSGFKNRSLRTRNFKVSLKQRLKALSAEPFEALEVARDIEKLSISFAVYEEFCSNYELLTQDVALLRRSIPNWAVFDQGIEALSKSVTSMESRKQEENRSMSLNDLLIKPVQRLCKYPLLVQDLLRHTPVSDCPSSHDGIRQILESLRVLVTKINSATGNPVNKDRIQKTIQLQGKIDFSDMHTLQDIYKELGPMILCGVLHVTYQVPEGPVGDFMVCVLFNGYFLLAKGIDDCRRLEAVACLYLGDLKMDTLQNGRGLCCHGCLFSWKLLFQDQDENYEFVMSASLATEEKHWKTEILKSVAVLAEMAKPSAWDSRKYAFLNIALVPLDRIQYVAASLARRSSMDSMAISRKCHVQQVFIKRTHCPHNSEEAISQVDGEVERPKTSVSRSALVVTARRMDRIRLEKLVADVYTRDVLPLPGMVLGRGDLFRRGSLMRRLSFHTGFARRSSSVSTSRSGPVADSGSVDEYVASLAGSDREEDSHAGSDADYDMPKTPTSTLGRSRTLRFRSAPKKVTGTASSPRSEKRRSQDGHPEWSPSRKKWGSPMTLLSALSPRNLMRPRSSLGQGTDDDY from the exons ATGGAGTCCCCGGTGTTTGATGCGGAAAAGTCCATGCTGCTGGATGCCTCCGACAGTGAAAAGGTCGCCCTGGTCGACGAGACCATCGCCGATGGCACCATGACCGAGAAGCCCGCTGGGCCTCATCCCTTTAAGAAGTGGGTGGACAGCTTTCGGGCTCGCAAAAATATGGCTCCCACCATTCCACAACGGTACGTGGAGGGCTGGTCGGATTCTTCAGCGGAATTCCCCGTGCCAAACCCGATGGCTCGCCATGGATCGCCGCAGGAGCAGCACTGGGAGAGACTGTCGGGCCACTCGTCGCAGCTGGGCACCGTCAAGACCACGACCATGAGCATCGCCAGCCAGAGCATGGCCCGATCGAGAGGAACGACCCAGAGCACGGCGGGCCAGAGCACCATCTCCGATACTCGCATTTCCGCAGACAGCTCTCGACCGACCTCCAGCCATTacatcgacgaggccgcaGAGCTACGGGCGACCAAGCGTCGGCAGGTCTTACGGGAGATTGTGGCAACGGAGTCGGATTATGTCCGTGGTCTGAAGGCGCTCACTGGG ATCCTCTCGATCTTCAACACTCGGCCCGAGATCTATCATAACGTGCAGTCGATCCGGGAGATCCATGAGcgcttcctcgcccagatTCAGGTCACGTCTCCCACATCAGCAGCCAATGTTGACGATCCTGGCGCGCCTGATGTCCTGTCGCGCGGACTTCATAAACGTTTGGGTTCGATTGATCTCTCTGGGTTCAAGAACCGGTCCTTGAGAACAAGAAACTTCAAAGTATCGCTGAAACAGCGCCTGAAAGCGCTCTCGGCAGAGCCTTTTGAAGCTCTTGAGGTTGCTCGAGACATAGAAAAACTG TCCATTTCATTTGCGGTATACGAGGAATTCTGCAGCAATTATGAGCTGCTCACGCAGGATGTTGCACTTTTACGGCGGTCGATTCCGAATTGGGCAGTGTTTGATCAGGGTATCGAGGCACTATCAAAGTCGGTCACGTCGATGGAAAGCCGGAAACAGGAGGAAAACCGGTCAATGTCGTTGAACGATCTGCTCATCAAG CCCGTCCAGCGTCTCTGCAAGTACCCCCTTCTCGTCCAGGATTTACTCCGACACACCCCTGTCAGTGACTGCCCATCTTCTCATGACGGCATCCGACAGATCCTAGAAAGCCTACGTGTCTTGGTGACAAAAATCAACTCGGCGACGGGGAACCCCGTGAACAAAGACCGGATCCAGAAGACTATTCAACTGCAAGGGAAGATCGACTTCTCCGATATG CATACGCTGCAGGACATCTACAAGGAGCTTGGCCCGATGATCTTGTGCGGTGTCTTACACGTTACCTATCAAGTGCCAGAAGGTCCCGTGGGGGATTTCATGGTATGCGTTCTCTTCAATGGCTACTTTCTCCTTGCCAAAGGAATCGATGACTGCCGCCGACTGGAGGCGGTGGCTTGTCTCTACCTTGGGGATTTGAAGATGGACACGCTGCAGAACGGACGGG GACTTTGTTGCCACGGGTGCCTGTTTTCATGGAAGCTTCTGTTCCAGGATCAAGATGAGAACTACGAGTTTGTCATGAGCGCTTCCTTGGCGACGGAGGAAAAACACTGGAAGACCGAGATCCTGAAATCTGTGGCCGTGCTCGCAGAAATGGCCAAGCCGAGCGCGTGGGATTCGAGGAAATATGCGTTCCTGAACATCGCGCTCGTGCCACTGGATCGCATTCAATACGTCGCGGCCTCCCTGGCCCGGCGATCGTCCATGGATTCCATGGCCATCTCGCGCAAATGCCATGTTCAACAAGTGTTCATCAAGAGGACGCACTGCCCCCATAACTCCGAAGAGGCTATCAGTCAGGTCGACGGCGAGGTTGAACGGCCAAAGACTTCCGTCTCCCGCTCCGCACTGGTAGTGACCGCCCGACGGATGGACCGTATTCGTCTGGAGAAATTGGTGGCCGACGTCTACACGCGCGATGTTCTTCCGCTACCCGGAATGGTCCTTGGAAGGGGGGATCTGTTTCGACGTGGCTCCCTCATGAGGCGACTCAGCTTCCACACGGGGTTTGCCAGGCGGTCCAGCTCCGTCAGCACCTCTCGGTCCGGGCCCGTCGCCGATTCGGGGTCGGTGGATGAATACGTCGCATCCCTGGCCGGTAGTGACCGCGAAGAAGACTCGCACGCGGGGTCGGATGCCGATTACGACATGCCCAAAACACCGACCTCGACTCTCGGGCGATCCAGGACGTTACGGTTCCGGAGTGCGCCCAAGAAAGTCACCGGCACGGCATCGTCTCCACGCAGCGAGAAGCGTCGGTCTCAGGATGGACACCCAGAGTGGTCCCCGTCACGCAAGAAGTGGGGGTCTCCCATGACGTTGCTGAGCGCCTTGTCGCCCCGGAATCTGATGCGGCCGCGTTCCAGTCTGGGTCAAGGGACGGACGATGACTATTAA
- a CDS encoding uncharacterized protein (ID:PFLUO_008625-T1.cds;~source:funannotate) has translation MGILMDDDIHAPTVASGPTSGGTAPRDLSKLSMIELMTEKDRIEAELSALSSVLGSHGVNMNSSLTTFDGYPRDDIDIAQVRTTRVRIIHLRNDHKEVMTNIEKGLHAHFASMQNAQTTTSTPNGTSVPSTTQLPSDTSVADAGRPFAKVNSVVPGSPADQAGLKAGDTIRSFGNVHWMNHERLSKVAEVVQQNEGRPLSVKVVRKDESGSGTTMELDLLLTPRRDWGGRGLLGCHLVPL, from the exons ATGGGCATCCTCATGGACGACGACATCCACGCTCCCACTGTCGCCTCCGGACCCACGTCCGGGGGGACTGCCCCGCGCGACCTGTCGAAGCTGTCGATGATCGAGCTGATGACGGAGAAGGACCGCATCGAAGCAGAACTGTCGGCGCTCAGCAGCGTGCTCGGCTCG CATGGAGTCAACATGAACTCCTCTCTGACGACCTTTGACGGATACCCCCGCGATGACATCGACATCGCTCAAG TACGAACGACGCGTGTGCGTATTATCCACCTACGGAATGACCACAAAGAGGTCATGACCAATATCGAAAAGGGCCTCCATGCCCACTTCGCCAGCATGCAGAATGCGCagaccaccacctccactCCAAATGGCACGAGCGTGCCCTCTACAACACAACTCCCGTCGGATACTAGCGTGGCAGATGCGGGAAGACCGTTTGCCAAGGTCAACAGCGTGGTTCCCGGGAGTCCGGCAGACCAAGCGGGGCTCAAAGCGGGCGATACCATTCGCAGCTTTGGAAATGTGCATTGGATGAACCATGAGCGCCTGTCCAAGGTCGCAGAGGTGGTGCAACAGAACGAAGGG CGCCCGTTGTCCGTCAAGGTGGTTCGAAAGGACGAGAGCGGGTCTGGGACTACgatggagctggatctcCTGCTCACTCCCCGGCGAGACTGGGGTGGGCGTGGTCTGCTAGGGTGCCACCTAGTTCCGTTGTGA
- a CDS encoding uncharacterized protein (ID:PFLUO_008626-T1.cds;~source:funannotate), with product MADAQAPPTFKLVLVGDGGTGKTTFVKRHLTGEFEKKYIATLGVEVHPLGFTTNLGPIQFDVWDTAGQEKFGGLRDGYYINGQAGIIMFDVTSRITYKNVPNWHRDLVRVCEHIPIVLCGNKVDVKERKVKAKTITFHRKKNLQYYDISAKSNYNFEKPFLWLARKLVGNPQLEFVAAIALAPPEVQVDLEQLEAARKEMEAAAAMPLPDEDDADL from the exons atggccgatGCGCAAGCCCCACCCACCTTCAAGCTCGTCTTGGTCGGTGACGGTGGTACTGGCAAG ACCACTTTCGTCAAGCGCCACCTGACTGGTGAGTTCGAGAAGAAGTACATTGCCACTCTCGGTGTCGAGGTGCACCCTCTTGGCTTCACTACC AACCTGGGCCCGATCCAGTTCGACGTGTGGGACACCGCTGGTCAGGAGAAGTTCGGTGGCCTCCGTGATGGATACTACATCAACGGCCAGGCCGGTATCATCATGTTCGATGTCACCTCGCGTATCACCTACAAGAACGTGCCCAACTGGCACC GTGATCTCGTCCGTGTCTGCGAGCACATCCCCATCGTGCTGTGCGGTAACAAGGTCGATGTgaaggagcgcaaggtcaaggccaagaccatcaccttccaccgcaagaagaacctCCAGTACTACGACATCTCCGCCAAGTCCAACTACAACTTCGAGAAGCCCTTCCTGTGGCTCGCTCGGAAGCTGGTTGGCAACCCCCAGCTG GAATTCGTCGCTGCCATTGCCCTTGCTCCCCCAGAGGTGCAGGTCgacctcgagcagctcgaggcaGCCcgcaaggagatggaggcTGCGGCAGCGATGCCCCTgcccgacgaggacgacgccgACCTGTAA
- a CDS encoding uncharacterized protein (ID:PFLUO_008627-T1.cds;~source:funannotate) → MASAVATMSSEDKIKDLCEDIDLQKFIYEDLQDREPGDSEESEEILRTIRNLEAQVAALLGGDSDGPASAQSVDSPRDMPRPALAAAAAPPQPPQERYTHRPSPRPVVMSGSRPRSPPPAAPLFPRLHTTRSPSFGTSWSSEPSSVSNPYWPSSAPSPFVIQRHNILPSQESSSRDSSRKRSRQDSGSSPHQRGPSKYRSLTNQPINPPRLQPSRTRQTLEEKLAANKEVYEEMMEPDSVEMTAQLERIPPSTVLANLRKEEEDQARLIRDGFQMEQDAELARTLQAQENEYTSLSSSVSPPPFRQPRPSFDNIPDRTHFPKVKKEPGYPLIEPPRHYETIPDDDDDDDFEEISGDNFHSRFGVSSTGYPMRMPGAFPGMPHPGSPYMGMPPMPPPPLPSRNLPWLGVDPNAAERSFGFLQDVASNELLYGREDEDDSDDVVERYEERNFPVDIKNLLTGIKDIREATKADNEETPQSLQVTLMKHQKIGLKWMKAKEESPHKGGILADDMGLGKTIQAIALMASRPFTDPDRRPTLILAPKALLEQWKAEIMRHVKPGKDQLSVFIFHSLSRHVPWRDLKNHDVVITTFGTLVANFKMILQAEKASEEGKDPSIVRQLREQSSLFGPSSKWHRVIVDEAQNIKNPRSKSSKACCRLDATYRWCLTGTPMMNRLEDLQALIKFLKIRPYNNPDKFKYTFTSPRASRGQPEVVMAMLRVLVKAICLRRTKKTKIDGEPILQLPPKVVEKTHIVFSDQENEMYRELEKNTQGQIERYLDAGTMGRNYSHVLVLLLRLRQACCHAHLLKGFRIGLDLPTAVPGIDLIANAKLLSPTVVDRLKNNADEEDGTCPICMDSVENAVIYIPCGHSLCSECFARFSGPVTDGPGDLEAMIKCQNCRGPVDPRTITDGLSFKKVHDPDSLPPSEVEEEPEPEKQPEEPEPEESEPDTEDEEGSNPKKLSLAELRAAAQKNKKEKNKYLRRLEKTYVPSSKIEKAMEILQANEDRGNEEKTIIFSQFTSLLDLLEVPIKRRGWGYARYDGSMATKDRLESVTVFSQDPACKIMLVSLKAGNAGLNLVSASHVIVFDPFWNPYIEDQAVDRAHRIGQTKDVFVHRLLVTNTVEDRIIELQDKKRDLIDGALDEGGTMNVARLDHRELAYLFGVRD, encoded by the exons ATGGCCTCTGCCGTGGCAACCATGTCCTCTgaggacaagatcaaggaccTGTGCGAGGATATCGATCTACAAAAGTTCATCTACGAGGATCTGCAAGACAGGGAACCGGGTGATTCGGAGGAGTCGGAGGAGATTCTGAGAACCATCAGAAATCTTGAAGCGCAGGTGGCCGCCCTGCTTGGTGGTGATTCCGATGGCCCTGCCTCTGCCCAGAGCGTTGATTCACCCCGGGACATGCCTCGTCCAGCACTggcggccgcagcggcgcCTCCTCAACCACCCCAGGAAAGGTATACACACAGGCCTTCCCCCCGACCTGTGGTTATGTCTGGTTCCAGGCCCAGATCACCACCTCCTGCGGCTCCCCTGTTTCCCAGATTGCACACCACACGCTCGCCATCTTTCGGAACCTCTTGGTCGTCAGAGCCTTCATCTGTCTCCAATCCGTATtggccttcatctgctccgtcGCCCTTTGTCATTCAGCGTCATAACATTCTCCCAAGCCAGGAATCATCGTCTCGTGATTCCTCTCGCAAGAGATCTCGCCAGGATTCAGGCAGCTCCCCGCATCAACGTGGACCGTCAAAGTATCGATCGCTCACCAACCAACCCATAAACCCACCGAGACTGCAGCCCTCAAGAACCAGACAGACACTGGAGGAAAAACTGGCTGCGAACAAAGAGGTCtacgaggagatgatggaaCCCGACTCTGTGGAAATGACAGCACAGCTGGAGAGGATCCCGCCGTCTACCGTCCTTGCCAATCTTcggaaggaggaagaggaccaAGCGAGACTCATCCGTGATGGGTTTCAAATGGAGCAGGATGCCGAACTCGCTCGCACGCTCCAGGCCCAGGAGAATGAGTATACTTCTCTGAGTAGCTCCGTTTCGCCTCCTCCGTTCCGCCAACCCCGGCCCTCCTTTGACAATATCCCGGACAGAACTCATTTCCcgaaggtcaagaaggagcCCGGTTACCCTCTCATCGAACCACCTCGTCACTATGAAACTATacccgacgacgacgatgatgacgattTTGAGGAAATCTCGGGGGATAATTTTCATTCTCGGTTTGGGGTCTCGTCTACGGGATACCCTATGCGGATGCCTGGAGCGTTTCCTGGGATGCCTCACCCAGGGAGTCCGTATATGGGGATgcctccaatgcctccaCCACCGTTGCCTTCCAGAAATCTTCCATGGCTGGGCGTGGACCCGAACGCCGCGGAAAGAAGCTTTGGTTTTCTCCAAGATGTGGCAAGCAATGAGCTATTATATGGaagagaggatgaggacgattCCGACGACGTAGTCGAGCGCTATGAAGAGAGAAACTTCCCAGTTGACATCAAGAACCTTCTCACGGGTATCAAAGATATCCGCGAAGCCACTAAAGCTGACAACGAAGAGACGCCCCAGTCGCTCCAGGTCACACTCATGAAGCACCAAAAGATTGGTCTGAAATGGATGAaggccaaggaagagagtCCCCACAAGGGAGGCATTCTCGCGGATGACATGGGCCTTGGGAAAACCATTCAGGCCATTGCTCTTATGGCCTCCCGTCCGTTCACCGATCCTGATCGCCGCCCTACATTGATCCTTGCCCCgaaggcgctgctggagcaaTGGAAGGCAGAGATCATGCGACATGTCAAACCCGGGAAAGATCAGCTGTCGGTCTTCATTTTCCACAGCCTGAGTCGACACGTTCCATGGCGGGATCTGAAGAATCACGACGTGGTGATAACAACTTTTGGTACACTTGTGGCCAACTTTAAGATGATACTTCAGGCAGAAAAAGCCTcggaagagggaaaagaccCCAGCATCGTGAGGCAGCTCCGTGAGCAGTCATCGCTCTTCGGCCCGTCTAGCAAATGGCACCGGGTTATCGTCGACGAGGCACAGAACATCAAGAACCCTCGGTCAAAGTCGTCAAAGGCATGCTGCCGCTTGGATGCTACCTACCGCTGGTGTTTGACCGGCACACCCATGATGAACCGCCTGGAAGATCTGCAGGCTCTCATTAAATTCCTTAAAATTCGGCCCTACAACAATCCCGACAAATTTAAATAC ACATTTACCAGCCCTAGGGCATCTAGGGGCCAGCCTGAGGTGGTCATGGCAATGCTGCGTGTCTTGGTGAAAGCTATCTGCCTTCGCCGTACTaagaagacgaagatcgATGGCGAGCCTATTCTGCAGCTACCACCGAAAGTGGTGGAGAAGACCCACATCGTATTTAGCGACCAAGAAAATGAGATGTACAgagagttggagaagaacacACAGGGCCAGATCGAGCGGTATCTGGATGCTGGCACTATGGGCAGAAATTACAGCCATGTTCtggttcttctccttcgtctcCGACAGGCTTGCTGCCATGCTCACCTTCTGAAGGGATTCCgcatcggcctcgacctGCCCACAGCCGTGCCGGGTATAGATCTTATCGCCAATGCTAAACTCTTGAGTCCAACGGTGGTGGACCGGCTCAAGAATAAcgcagacgaagaagacggcaCTTGTCCTATCTGCATGGATAGCGTGGAAAACGCGGTGATCTACATCCCCTGCGGCCACTCCCTGTGTTCCGAGTGTTTTGCTCGATTCTCAGGCCCTGTCACGGACGGCCCGGGTGATCTCGAGGCTATGATCAAATGCCAGAACTGTCGTGGGCCTGTCGATCCTCGCACGATTACGGACGGGCTTTCTTTCAAAAAGGTCCACGATCCGGactcactccctccctccgaGGTCGAAGAGGAGCCAGAACCAGAGAAACAACCAGAGGAGCCAGAACCGGAAGAATCGGAGCCTGACaccgaagatgaagaaggttCGAACCCCAAGAAACTATCCCTGGCCGAGCTCCGCGCCGCAGCTcagaagaacaagaaggagaagaacaagtACCTGCGCCGTCTGGAGAAGACGTACGTGCCCAGCTCGAAGATTGAGAAAGCCATGGAGATCCTGCAAGCCAACGAAGACCGCGGCAACGAAGAaaagaccatcatcttcagccAGTTTAcctcgctgctggatctgctaGAGGTCCCTATCAAGCGCCGCGGTTGGGGATACGCCCGCTACGACGGCAGCATGGCTACCAAGGACCGCCTTGAGTCCGTCACGGTCTTTTCGCAGGATCCGGCTTGCAAGATCATGCTCGTCTCGCTCAAGGCAGGCAATGCGGGTCTGAATCTCGTCTCTGCGTCTCATGTCATCGTTTTTGATCCATTTTGGAACCCTTATATTGAGGATCAGGCCGTTGACCGCGCCCACCGGATCGGCCAGACGAAAGATGTCTTCGTCCATCGCTTGCTCGTCACCAATACCGTTGAGGATCGCATCATCGAGCTGCAGGATAAGAAGCGCGATTTGATTGACGGTGCCCTCGACGAGGGTGGCACTATGAACGTCGCTCGGTTGGATCACAGGGAGCTAGCATATCTCTTC GGTGTTCGCGACTAA
- a CDS encoding uncharacterized protein (ID:PFLUO_008628-T1.cds;~source:funannotate), producing the protein MSLKKDSFPSSAAFDAINETLQADAAERKDAVEKAKAIVAFNLKNSKGEEQSWYLDLKEKGEVGEGAAPKGGKADVTLSLSDEDFQQLVTGKANAQRLFMGGKLKIKGNIMKATKMEPILKKAQGKAKL; encoded by the exons ATGTCGCTCAAGAAAG attccttcccctcctccgccgcctttGACGCGATCAACGAGACGCTCCaggccgatgccgccgagcGCAAGGATgccgtcgagaaggccaaggccatcgtcgccttcaacctgaagaacagcaagggcgaggagcagaGCTGGTACCTCGatctgaaggagaagggcgaggtTGGCGAGGGCGCCGCCCCgaagggcggcaaggctGATG tcactctctccctctccgacgAAGActtccagcagctcgtcaCCGGCAAGGCCAACGCCCAGCGCCTGTTCATGGGCGGCaagctgaagatcaagggTAACATCATGAAGGCGACCAAGATGGAGCCCATCCTCAAGaaggcccagggcaaggcCAAGCTGTAA